Proteins encoded in a region of the Vicia villosa cultivar HV-30 ecotype Madison, WI linkage group LG5, Vvil1.0, whole genome shotgun sequence genome:
- the LOC131602626 gene encoding protein DMR6-LIKE OXYGENASE 1-like, which produces MGDIDPAFVQEQEHRPKLSIIEAQGIPEIDLSPLFHHQVPNPSAIDALVKEIGSACKEWGFFQVTNHGVPLSLRQKLEEASRLFFAQSLEEKRKVAKEVNNPNGYYDTEHTKNVRDWKEVLDFTSHDPTLIPLNSDENDDRVTQWTNPSLQYPPQFRTIIEEYIQEVEKLAYKLLELIALSLGLEANRFEEFFKDQTSFIRFGHYPPCPYPHLALGVGRHKDPGALTILAQDEVGGLEVKRKSDQEWVLVKPTPNAYIINVGDIIQVWSNDAYESVEHRVMVNSARERFSIPFFFFPAHYTQVKPLEELTNEENPPKYRPYNWGKFLVTRKGSNFAKKKVENIQIYHYKIA; this is translated from the exons ATGGGAGATATAGATCCAGCTTTTGTCCAAGAGCAAGAACACAGACCAAAACTCTCCATCATTGAAGCCCAAGGAATTCCCGAAATTGATCTCTCCCCATTATTCCACCATCAAGTTCCAAATCCATCTGCTATTGATGCCTTAGTGAAGGAGATTGGAAGTGCATGCAAGGAGTGGGGATTCTTTCAAGTCACAAACCATGGTGTCCCTCTCAGTCTTAGGCAGAAACTTGAGGAAGCTTCTAGATTGTTCTTTGCTCAAAGTTTGGAAGAGAAAAGAAAGGTTGCAAAAGAGGTTAACAATCCGAATGGCTATTATGACACAGAACACACCAAAAATGTTAGAGACTGGAAAGAAGTGCTTGATTTTACTTCACATGACCCAACTTTGATTCCTCTCAATTCTGATGAAAATGATGATCGAGTTACTCAATGGACCAATCCATCTCTTCAATATCCTCCACAATTCAG GACTATAATTGAAGAGTATATTCAAGAGGTGGAAAAGTTGGCCTACAAGTTGCTTGAGTTAATAGCTCTTAGCTTAGGACTTGAAGCAAACAggtttgaagagttcttcaaagatcAAACAAGCTTTATTAGATTCGGCCATTATCCTCCTTGCCCTTACCCTCACCTTGCTCTTGGCGTTGGACGACACAAGGATCCTGGTGCCTTAACTATTCTTGCTCAAGACGAGGTTGGAGGACTTGAAGTGAAGCGAAAATCAGATCAAGAATGGGTTCTTGTCAAACCTACTCCTAATGCTTACATTATCAATGTTGGTGATATCATTCAG GTTTGGAGCAATGATGCATATGAGAGTGTGGAGCATAGGGTAATGGTTAACTCTGCGAGAGAAAGGTTTTCAAttcccttcttcttcttccctgcaCATTACACTCAAGTGAAACCTTTGGAGGAGCTGACAAATGAGGAAAATCCTCCAAAGTATAGACCTTACAACTGGGGAAAGTTTCTTGTTACCAGAAAGGGTAGCAATTTCGCGAAGAAGAAAGTGGAGAACATTCAAATTTATCATTATAAGATAGCTTAA